The Fervidobacterium pennivorans DNA segment ACGATTTTGCCCCTTTACATGATATAGGTAAGGTTGGAATTCCAGATAGTATCTTGTTGAAGCCAGGTAGACTTGATTCAGATGAATGGAAGATAATGCAGACACATGTGGGTATTGGAATGCATATAATAGACAGGTTGGCTGAGAACACAAATGGTATAATTGACGCGGAGACAATAAATAGTATGAGGAACATAGTTCAAGATCATCACGAACGTTGGGATGGCAAGGGCTATCCGAATGGGAAACGTGGTGAAGAGATAAGCATAGAAGGTCGAATACTTGCAATTGCCGATGTATTCGACGCACTCACAACAAGGCGACCTTATAAGGAATCTATTCCTTTCGATGTGGCGGTCGATATGATTGTGAAAGAAAAAGGTAGGCACTTCGACCCAGCGGTTGTAAATGCTTTTACGAATTGCCTGGAAGAAATTAGAAGCGTGTATGAAATGCTTAAAGATTAGTCTTCAGACATAAGATTCTTTTTCGAGACATCATAAAGTTTTTCCAAAGTTTGTGAATTGATAAATTTGTCCGGTTTTTTTATAAAATCGTTAACGGGAATTATTCTGAATAGAAGTTTCTCATTGTCGTAGTATTTCTGAACGAGCGTTAAGACGGGAGTCACTTGAGTGACTCCTTTTACTTTATGGTACGTTATGTTTAGAATAACACCCTCATCTGTACCTGGATCTGTCATGTTTGAAAGGAAATTTCCGAGTGAATAAGCAATTAGTTTTGTTTTTAGTCCGTCTTTAACTAGTTCTATTTCTTGCAATACATGCGGATGACTTGCTATGACCAAATCAGCACCGCTTTTCAAAGCTAAATGAGCTAATTCTCTTTGTTCTTTTGTTGGTGTTGTTTGATATTCATTCCCGTAGTGGAGATAAACTATCACTATGTCGGATTCTTTCCTCATACTTTGTACTATGTTCATTATTACATCCTTGGATATGTATGTAAACATATATGCACGTTCCTTGTCCAGTTGTATGCCGTTGGTTGAATATGTGAAGGATGCAAGAGAAACTTTGATGTCTTTGACGTCTACAATTGTATATTCCTTCTCAAGTGGATTTAACCGAGCTCCGACGCATGTTAATCCGCTCTCAGAAACTTTCTTTATCGTTCTAATAAGCCCGCTTGCACCTCTATCGAGCATGTGGTTGTTAGCGACATTAACGACATCAAAACCTGCATATTTTATAGCATCTAAAACTTCGTCCGGGGAGGAGAATCTTGGATATCCTGTGTATGGCTTTCCTCCTAATGTGGTTTCGAGGTTGCAAAATGCCAGGTCAGTCTTTTCTATGTACGTCTTCACATATTTAAAGATGTTTTTGAAGTCGTATTTCCCGTTGGAAAGGGCAGAATCTATTATCGGTTTATGGAACATGATGTCACCAACAAAAGATAACGTTATCTCCATCCCGAATAGAGAGATAGTGATAAAGAATATAAAAAAGACACAAGTTAAGAAACGTCTATCCATAGGTTCCTCTCAATAGAAAAATTCAAAACCCGGTGCAGAACCGGGTTTTGATTATTAGTGCTTAGCAACATTAAATCATGCTTCCCTCGCTGTAAGTTGATAAATCTTCACTCTGCAGTTTTTCGGATAATTTTCTGAGGTGTTCCTTTTCTTCTTTGATTATCTCTTCAACAGCTTTTGTGTCTGGAACGAGTAATTTGATCTCATTATAGTAAATTATTGAATCTTTTTCAACTTCTATAGCTTTTCTGAGTGCTCCAATAAGAGTCTCTGGCATTTTCTCCTCTTCAATTTCCGGGAAAATGAATGCTTTTGCGTATGTTTCAGCATAGCCGCCGACTTCTTCATTTTGCCACGTTGCCATCGTTGGTTCATCGGCGTATTTCTTCATGATTTCTTCAAAACGATGAGCATGTTCTCTTTCTTGATTAGCGAGTTCTTTGAAGAACTCTTTCAATTGACCTTGTGCCTTGTCAGCAAGCTTTGAATAGTATGAATATCCGGACCCTTCGATTTTAACCGCTATTTGTAATAGTTCCTTTCCTGTCATAAGCTCACCTCATTCTAAACTGCACGCAAACACCAAAATTAATAAAGTGCAGTTTAGGCTGGGGTATTTCTTATCCGCCTTATACGCTTCCCCATCCCCAGCAGGCGGTATTATGGGACAATTCACTTGAAATTATACCATATTGGAACTCTAATCCGAAATCAAGTGTAAATCAAAAAACTAAGTGCACACAAGAATTGGCAAGACAATTCTACTTTATTGGTAATAATTGACTGAAATAGTCAGAAAATGGGGGCCATAACATAAATGAACGATTTGATATAATAACAATGACCTTTACAAGTTTCCGTATTGAGAACACCAAAAAGATTTCCGGTAATAAGTCAAGAGGAGAAAAAATAGAAAAATAAAAAACCTAGTCAACACTTTGACTTTCAATAACTTAATATTTCACTTTCATTCTTCACATACTTGATTTCGTTCTTTTTACCTATTTCATCGGTACATACGGTACGTTGTTCTTTAGTAAATAATACACTAAATTTACTAATTTCCTTGCAGTTAATATTAGCGCTCTCATGTGTTTGTGTGTTGTTGCTTCTGCGTACTTTTTGCGATAATATTCTTTGTATACAGGATCGTATGTCTTTACTCCGTTCGCTGCCATTACTAGGTATGTTCTTAGATACTTGTTCCCTTTTTTCGTTAGTTGGTTGTTTTCTGATTTGTAATTTCCACTTTGATTGATTGTCCATACAAGCCCTGCGTATGATGCTAACGCTGAGGCTTTTTCGAAACGATTGATGTCTCCTATTTCGGCTATAATTCCAGCTGCAGTTATTTCTCCTATCCCTTTGACTGTTGTTAGTGTGTTCGAAATTACTTTAAGTAATTTACTTATTTCTTTCTTTACTAGTTCGATTTGTTTTTCATAGTGCTGTATCAAATCGATAGTGGAAACAATAGATATTCTCAGAGTGTTTGAAGGATTAACAGACAACCTCAAGGCATCTTTAGCAAGAGTTTGGAGTTTTTCTGCTAAGACTTG contains these protein-coding regions:
- a CDS encoding CapA family protein; the encoded protein is MDRRFLTCVFFIFFITISLFGMEITLSFVGDIMFHKPIIDSALSNGKYDFKNIFKYVKTYIEKTDLAFCNLETTLGGKPYTGYPRFSSPDEVLDAIKYAGFDVVNVANNHMLDRGASGLIRTIKKVSESGLTCVGARLNPLEKEYTIVDVKDIKVSLASFTYSTNGIQLDKERAYMFTYISKDVIMNIVQSMRKESDIVIVYLHYGNEYQTTPTKEQRELAHLALKSGADLVIASHPHVLQEIELVKDGLKTKLIAYSLGNFLSNMTDPGTDEGVILNITYHKVKGVTQVTPVLTLVQKYYDNEKLLFRIIPVNDFIKKPDKFINSQTLEKLYDVSKKNLMSED
- a CDS encoding ferritin-like domain-containing protein, whose protein sequence is MTGKELLQIAVKIEGSGYSYYSKLADKAQGQLKEFFKELANQEREHAHRFEEIMKKYADEPTMATWQNEEVGGYAETYAKAFIFPEIEEEKMPETLIGALRKAIEVEKDSIIYYNEIKLLVPDTKAVEEIIKEEKEHLRKLSEKLQSEDLSTYSEGSMI